A segment of the Bacillus solimangrovi genome:
TAGAAGGGAACAGCTTTGTTAAAAAAGCGTGTTCCCTTCTATTTATTTAGAGAATTATTATATTTTTTGTGTGTATTGCGGTAACGTAATTCGGAAATGTGTTCCTTCTTTATTGCTTCCAATAACTTCGATATTGCCATGATGCTCAAACAATACTTTTTTGCAGAAGGAAAGACCTATTCCCATTCCATTTGTTTTCTCAGAAATAAATGGAGTAAATATATCATTCCATTTATATCGAGGAATTCCAGTTCCAGAATCAAAAAAGTCGATATAGACATTATCTTTTTCTTCTCTTGCAAATATGTTAATTTTTTTCTGTTTACGGTCTGCCGGTGTTGCTTCTATACTGTTTTTAATTAGATTAACAAATACTTGGTGCATATAAGTATCGTTCATTACTGCTCGAATATTGTCTTTTCCATTTAATTCAACAGTGAGTCCCTTATTATCTAAGTCATGTCGTGTCAAATCTATAGCTGTTTGGATTACTTTATTTACATTGCTTATTTTCATTTCAATCTCTTGTTTTTCTAAAAAAGTAGAATAGCTATTAACTAGATCATCTAGCTGATCATTTCCTAGTTCAATGAATTTTATCCATTCTTCGCCTTTTTTATCAAAGGATTGTGTTTGGGTTAACAATTTCGAATAGCCTTTTAACATCGTTAAGGAATTTTTTAGCTCATGTATTAGAGTTGATGTGATTGTACCCATATAATCGAGTCTCTGTTGTTTATTTATCGCGTTCTGATAATCATTTAATGTGTCATGATGCATTTTCATGAAAGAAAAAATAATATATATAGAGAACAAAATAATACCTAAACTACTTACTAATAAACCTGTCCGAGGTGCGAAGTTCGAAAGACCTGTTACAAATAAAATCATTGTTCCTTGTATAAAGCGTATTAAGAATGTTCGTAAATGTGGTGAATGAACATATCTTGTCCTTAGAAAAAGTATGGTAATAGCTAGGAAAAATAATAATAAATGTGCTTTAAATAAAAACGATAATGAACCATATTCAGGATAATAGAATAGTAATTCTCCATGTGAAGATTTCAAACTACGTAATGATAAATTAGCTATATCCATAGGTGTCCAATTAATGATATATATTATCATTCCCCAAACAGACACAATTAAAATAGCTTTCTTGCTTAATAGTGAATTACTAATTTTTAATAATGGTGTTTGTTCTTCATCCTTGGAAGCATCGTGTTTTGAACAAAGATAAGCAGTGTATAGGATAGAGGGGATTGTCATAATTGGGCCAATCCGAAAAAGTTTGAATAAGAATTCTATCGTCTCTATAGAGAGGAAGTCACCCATATACAAAATTGATACATCTATCTGCCATAAAGTAATGTTTCCCAGAAAGAAAAGAATTCCGATTGTAATCTTAGAATAAGGATACAAATACCATAAACTTACTGCGAGAATTACTGGGAACATCCCGATTAGAAGTAATAAAAGTGCAACAAGTCCCATAGGATCCCCCTTTAATTTTCAGTTCAAACCTCTCCTTATTATAGTCTGAAATTATACATTCACAAAGTTTTTTCATCGAAATAGGAATGAAAAGCTAGTTAGAGTACTGAATAAGTAGTCATTGATTCGAAATTTGAAAGAGACACCTTAGAAAAAACTTGCCTTTTGATTTG
Coding sequences within it:
- a CDS encoding sensor histidine kinase; amino-acid sequence: MGLVALLLLLIGMFPVILAVSLWYLYPYSKITIGILFFLGNITLWQIDVSILYMGDFLSIETIEFLFKLFRIGPIMTIPSILYTAYLCSKHDASKDEEQTPLLKISNSLLSKKAILIVSVWGMIIYIINWTPMDIANLSLRSLKSSHGELLFYYPEYGSLSFLFKAHLLLFFLAITILFLRTRYVHSPHLRTFLIRFIQGTMILFVTGLSNFAPRTGLLVSSLGIILFSIYIIFSFMKMHHDTLNDYQNAINKQQRLDYMGTITSTLIHELKNSLTMLKGYSKLLTQTQSFDKKGEEWIKFIELGNDQLDDLVNSYSTFLEKQEIEMKISNVNKVIQTAIDLTRHDLDNKGLTVELNGKDNIRAVMNDTYMHQVFVNLIKNSIEATPADRKQKKINIFAREEKDNVYIDFFDSGTGIPRYKWNDIFTPFISEKTNGMGIGLSFCKKVLFEHHGNIEVIGSNKEGTHFRITLPQYTQKI